In Oceaniferula flava, one genomic interval encodes:
- a CDS encoding aldose epimerase family protein, translating to MPAAEIIELESATVKVRLVARGAAIFGIETLDRHGQPAEITVGCESLDDFYRNSAAFGASCGRFANRIAKGRFRLDGRDYQVACNDGPNSLHGGDAAFHQRDWSVAEVDRDAEGRQCGVRFELSSPDGDGGYPGALQVSAHYQLSTDGQLSLTYFATTDAATVVNLTNHVYWNLSGVPSSNIRDHVLQMRAAEFLPIDSNYLALGERLPVDNTPFDFRRGASLGDRLDHPDPQIAEMRGIDHAMVIEGEGLRSALRLEHPVSGRWLEMQTDQPAVHLYTGGFLSDEVPGKAGGVTAPHAGVALESENFPDAPNRPDFPSAELRPGQRYLHRIVWRFGCDLEA from the coding sequence ATGCCTGCTGCAGAGATCATCGAATTGGAATCGGCTACCGTCAAAGTCCGTTTAGTGGCGCGCGGTGCGGCGATTTTTGGGATCGAGACACTGGACCGTCACGGCCAGCCGGCCGAGATCACCGTGGGCTGTGAGAGCTTAGACGATTTTTACCGGAACAGCGCAGCATTCGGCGCGAGTTGTGGTCGTTTCGCCAATCGCATTGCCAAAGGCCGCTTCCGCTTGGACGGCCGAGACTATCAAGTGGCATGCAACGATGGTCCGAACTCCTTGCACGGTGGCGATGCCGCCTTTCATCAGCGCGACTGGTCAGTGGCCGAGGTCGACAGGGACGCCGAGGGTCGGCAGTGCGGGGTGCGTTTTGAACTCAGTAGCCCGGACGGAGACGGGGGCTACCCGGGAGCTCTGCAGGTCAGTGCCCACTACCAATTGTCGACCGACGGCCAGCTGAGCCTAACGTATTTCGCCACCACGGATGCCGCCACGGTGGTGAACCTCACCAATCACGTGTATTGGAACCTCAGCGGCGTGCCGAGCTCCAACATCAGGGATCATGTGCTGCAGATGAGGGCGGCTGAATTTTTACCGATTGATTCCAACTACCTCGCGCTGGGAGAGCGGCTTCCGGTCGATAACACACCCTTTGATTTTCGGCGGGGCGCCAGCTTGGGAGATCGGCTCGATCACCCGGATCCTCAGATTGCCGAGATGCGTGGCATCGACCATGCCATGGTGATCGAGGGCGAAGGGCTGCGGTCGGCCCTGCGACTGGAACACCCGGTGAGTGGTCGGTGGCTGGAAATGCAGACCGATCAGCCGGCGGTGCATCTTTACACGGGTGGCTTTCTATCCGACGAAGTGCCCGGCAAGGCGGGTGGGGTCACCGCGCCCCATGCCGGCGTGGCATTGGAGTCGGAAAATTTCCCCGATGCGCCGAACCGTCCGGATTTTCCGAGTGCCGAGCTCCGTCCCGGTCAACGATACCTGCATCGCATCGTGTGGAGATTCGGCTGTGACCTCGAGGCGTGA
- a CDS encoding serine/threonine protein kinase, translating to MIDRYEIVSQLGEDLLGAVYLADDTMLQRRVMFRHIEQADRKVVESRSDSWRKDFSKFAGKLCNMQHPNLLTIYDISTEDDGAFVVTQYIEGDSLAERLEKGALGQVGVHRMAADMLEALHAAHQSGVYHGALHTASVSRVHRAAGGHRYLLVDLGLNQLVSMVKGEQVSVADPVLLAPELHDRDVEPDARADLFMLGQLCYTALVGGHPFSGMDADECVAAYQSKGMPPLSDYVENVDPSFAEWVMRLVSHDPLARPMDTAEAMVSLHTITLDEVAPNVPGETHAVELAEMPQLRASTGPVAATPATPVSTFGNPTPQRQPANSAVHAAAANSAAKAQGLGLGLGTSAQSAGALHQDIVAEAKKKTLKLTLSGILAVLVVGGLFIMLNQRQSEQQASSDAAESEALPSVQISQAMMVNTNAEREDPVVVNLDTANSLDWLVTTTLPSPENYTSKIDGSYIQSFQLSDVKSEYRYTQPSVNFKSGGKKLLPRAATGNHTGSKPGAGYELLLRIPAEATESFTANLYFLQRYCDVRVEIDTPESESAEVKLIPATDAGVLCLPIEINHPKPGDFYTIRLLSTSSSVSGAFSIGLCGVSIESKE from the coding sequence ATGATCGATCGTTATGAAATAGTTAGCCAGCTGGGTGAAGATCTCCTCGGGGCGGTATACCTCGCAGATGATACCATGCTTCAGCGCCGGGTGATGTTCAGGCACATTGAACAGGCGGACCGTAAAGTCGTGGAGAGCAGGAGTGATTCTTGGCGCAAAGATTTTAGCAAATTTGCAGGGAAACTTTGCAACATGCAGCACCCGAACTTGCTGACTATTTATGATATTTCCACGGAAGACGATGGCGCCTTTGTGGTGACTCAGTACATTGAGGGTGACTCATTGGCTGAACGTTTGGAAAAGGGGGCGCTCGGTCAGGTGGGGGTTCATCGGATGGCGGCAGATATGTTAGAAGCCTTGCATGCGGCTCATCAGTCGGGTGTCTATCATGGAGCCCTTCATACCGCATCGGTCAGCCGAGTGCATCGGGCTGCGGGAGGTCATCGCTATCTGCTGGTAGATCTTGGTTTGAATCAGTTGGTATCCATGGTGAAAGGTGAGCAAGTCAGCGTGGCTGATCCTGTTTTGCTTGCTCCGGAATTACATGATCGAGATGTCGAGCCGGATGCCCGAGCGGATTTGTTCATGCTGGGGCAGCTGTGCTACACGGCCTTGGTAGGCGGGCATCCTTTTTCGGGGATGGACGCAGACGAGTGCGTGGCAGCCTACCAAAGTAAGGGCATGCCTCCCCTGTCAGATTATGTAGAAAATGTGGACCCTAGTTTCGCTGAATGGGTGATGCGGCTGGTGTCTCATGATCCGCTAGCAAGACCTATGGACACGGCAGAGGCGATGGTGTCACTGCATACCATCACCCTGGATGAGGTAGCCCCTAACGTGCCGGGTGAAACCCATGCTGTGGAATTGGCGGAGATGCCACAGTTACGTGCCAGCACTGGCCCTGTGGCAGCCACTCCCGCAACGCCGGTGAGCACATTTGGCAATCCAACTCCTCAGCGTCAACCTGCCAACTCAGCAGTGCACGCAGCGGCGGCTAACAGCGCTGCAAAAGCCCAGGGCTTGGGGCTTGGCTTGGGCACGTCAGCCCAGAGCGCTGGAGCTCTGCATCAAGATATCGTGGCGGAAGCCAAGAAGAAAACTCTCAAGCTCACCTTGTCTGGCATCTTGGCGGTATTAGTGGTCGGGGGGCTGTTCATCATGTTGAACCAACGGCAAAGCGAGCAACAGGCAAGTTCTGATGCCGCTGAAAGCGAAGCTCTTCCTTCGGTGCAGATTTCCCAAGCGATGATGGTCAATACTAACGCGGAACGGGAAGATCCGGTGGTGGTTAATCTCGATACGGCAAACTCCTTGGATTGGCTCGTGACTACCACTCTACCTTCCCCTGAAAACTACACATCGAAGATCGATGGCTCGTATATTCAGAGTTTTCAACTGAGTGACGTAAAGAGCGAATACCGTTACACCCAACCATCGGTGAATTTTAAATCCGGAGGGAAAAAGTTACTTCCGAGAGCTGCGACTGGGAATCACACGGGCAGTAAGCCGGGCGCTGGCTACGAGTTGCTTCTGCGGATCCCTGCTGAGGCCACAGAATCGTTCACTGCGAATCTCTATTTCCTTCAACGTTACTGTGATGTCCGTGTGGAAATCGATACCCCTGAGAGTGAATCCGCAGAGGTGAAATTGATACCTGCGACCGATGCCGGGGTGCTCTGCCTACCTATCGAGATCAATCATCCTAAGCCGGGCGACTTCTACACCATTCGCCTACTTTCAACCTCCTCGTCTGTAAGTGGTGCCTTTTCCATTGGCTTATGTGGGGTGTCGATTGAGTCGAAGGAGTAG
- a CDS encoding glutaredoxin has translation MSQKAKIVRIVSTDHFCPWGLKALDLLRRRGYDIDDQHLESSEENKRYKEENGYDETPQIWIEDKHIGTYDDLREHFDLGPDPKQGDTYQPVIAVFAVALVMAFTSCWAQQGALDLIRITELFIAISMCVLGILKLQDLKSFATGFVQYDLVAQRYVPYSNVYPVIEAGAGAMMIAGLFTWVVAPLALIVSSIGAVSVFKAVYIEKRDLKCACVGGGSSVPLGFISLTENLLMMAMSIWMMTKQIWF, from the coding sequence ATGAGTCAAAAAGCAAAAATAGTCCGCATCGTTTCGACTGATCACTTCTGCCCGTGGGGGCTCAAGGCACTCGATCTGTTACGGCGGCGTGGTTACGACATCGACGACCAGCACCTCGAGAGCTCCGAGGAAAACAAACGATACAAAGAGGAAAACGGCTACGACGAGACACCGCAAATCTGGATTGAGGACAAACACATCGGCACCTACGACGATTTGCGCGAGCACTTTGATCTCGGCCCGGATCCGAAACAAGGTGATACCTACCAGCCGGTGATTGCCGTGTTTGCCGTCGCCTTGGTTATGGCCTTCACCTCCTGTTGGGCACAGCAGGGAGCGTTGGACCTCATCCGCATCACCGAGCTGTTCATCGCGATCAGCATGTGTGTGCTGGGTATTCTCAAGCTGCAGGATCTGAAATCCTTTGCCACCGGATTTGTCCAGTATGACCTCGTCGCCCAGCGCTACGTCCCCTACTCCAATGTCTACCCGGTCATCGAAGCCGGTGCAGGTGCGATGATGATTGCCGGGCTATTCACCTGGGTCGTGGCGCCCCTCGCCCTGATCGTCAGCAGTATTGGTGCGGTCTCCGTTTTCAAAGCGGTCTACATCGAGAAACGAGACCTCAAGTGCGCCTGCGTCGGCGGTGGCAGCAGCGTGCCGCTGGGCTTCATCTCACTGACTGAAAACTTGCTGATGATGGCGATGTCGATCTGGATGATGACCAAGCAAATTTGGTTCTAA
- a CDS encoding L,D-transpeptidase family protein: protein MKVSILLSFALALLISSCATPPPAPPTQAAKPVFKNPHPPGTYAHFKAEPSYPKTSNSYRNHEVLARTNAENSRIVISLPLQRAFLMNGDEVAIDYAVSTGTSTHPTPPGNYKILEKIVDKRSNLYGKIYDADGNVHKSDASSRKDTVPEGGKFVGAAMPYWMRLTWSGIGMHVGRVPRYPASHACIRGQSHIVPIIYSKVKIGTPVTIQG, encoded by the coding sequence ATGAAAGTATCGATTCTACTGAGTTTCGCCCTGGCGCTTCTAATCAGCAGCTGCGCCACGCCTCCGCCAGCCCCTCCGACGCAGGCCGCAAAGCCCGTCTTTAAAAACCCGCACCCTCCCGGCACCTATGCCCATTTCAAGGCCGAGCCAAGCTACCCGAAAACTTCGAACAGCTACCGCAACCACGAAGTACTGGCCCGAACCAATGCCGAGAACTCTCGCATCGTGATCTCCCTGCCGCTGCAGCGCGCCTTCCTGATGAATGGCGATGAAGTGGCGATCGATTACGCGGTATCCACTGGCACCTCGACCCACCCAACGCCTCCGGGCAATTACAAGATCTTGGAAAAGATCGTCGATAAACGCTCGAACCTTTACGGCAAAATCTACGATGCCGATGGAAATGTCCACAAAAGCGATGCCAGCTCGCGCAAGGACACGGTGCCGGAGGGTGGTAAATTTGTCGGCGCAGCCATGCCCTACTGGATGCGTCTGACCTGGAGTGGCATTGGCATGCACGTCGGCCGAGTGCCACGTTACCCCGCGTCACACGCCTGCATCCGTGGACAGTCGCACATCGTGCCGATCATCTACTCCAAGGTGAAAATTGGCACGCCTGTGACTATCCAAGGATAG
- a CDS encoding MBL fold metallo-hydrolase: MKIKFCGAAGTTTGSQHLLEINGKKILLDCGLYQGHRKDAYEVNCCFPHFDPKTIDAVILSHAHIDHSGNLPNLTKHGFTGNIFATFATRDLCQIMLADCAHIQESDAKWLNKKRKKRGEQPVDVIYTKEDVNQCMKQFVNVGYNRPMHVANGVTLRFIDAGHILGSAQVVLEVEDEDDGQTKRFLFSGDVGRGGNDILSDPVSAENIDYVLMESTYGGREHELGTKADDRIADVLKKAIERGGKIIIPCFAVERTQQVLYVLHQLFEDGRIPEVPVYVDSPLAVNATEIFRLHPECFNEEVHQFLYNKRNPFGFEGLTLIRAVSKSKELNDSKKQAIIISASGMCEAGRILHHLRNGIGNPNNTILFVGYCAENTLGWKIRHKQPEVNIFGEPYKLRAQVEIMDSFSGHADHSELLDYFKGITGPKKKVWLVHGEPTRSAALAESLAEIHQGDIQVAELGMEQTF; encoded by the coding sequence ATGAAGATTAAATTTTGCGGCGCGGCAGGCACGACCACTGGTTCTCAGCATCTCCTTGAAATCAATGGCAAAAAAATCCTTCTCGATTGCGGCCTCTATCAGGGGCACCGCAAGGATGCCTACGAGGTGAACTGCTGCTTCCCGCATTTCGATCCGAAAACGATCGATGCGGTGATCCTTTCCCACGCGCACATCGATCACTCGGGGAACCTGCCGAACCTGACCAAGCATGGCTTCACCGGCAACATCTTTGCCACCTTTGCCACCCGCGATCTTTGCCAGATCATGCTCGCCGACTGCGCGCACATTCAGGAAAGCGATGCCAAATGGCTCAACAAAAAGCGCAAAAAACGCGGTGAGCAGCCGGTGGATGTGATCTACACCAAGGAGGATGTGAACCAATGCATGAAGCAGTTTGTCAACGTCGGCTACAATCGGCCCATGCATGTGGCCAACGGAGTCACCCTGCGCTTCATCGATGCCGGTCACATCCTCGGTAGCGCCCAGGTGGTGCTGGAAGTTGAAGACGAGGATGACGGTCAAACCAAGCGCTTCCTGTTCTCCGGCGATGTGGGGCGCGGCGGCAACGACATCCTCTCCGACCCGGTGTCGGCGGAAAACATCGACTATGTCTTGATGGAAAGCACCTACGGCGGGCGTGAGCACGAGCTGGGAACCAAGGCGGACGACCGCATTGCCGATGTGCTGAAGAAAGCTATCGAACGGGGCGGCAAGATCATCATTCCCTGCTTTGCCGTGGAGCGCACCCAGCAGGTGCTGTATGTGCTGCATCAGCTGTTCGAGGACGGCCGGATTCCTGAAGTCCCGGTCTACGTCGATAGCCCGCTGGCGGTGAATGCGACGGAAATCTTCCGCCTACACCCGGAATGTTTCAACGAGGAGGTGCATCAGTTTCTGTATAACAAGCGCAATCCCTTCGGCTTCGAGGGACTCACTCTGATCCGTGCTGTGAGCAAATCGAAGGAGCTGAACGACAGTAAAAAGCAAGCGATCATCATCTCGGCCTCGGGCATGTGCGAGGCGGGTCGCATCCTCCACCACCTGCGCAATGGCATCGGCAACCCGAATAACACGATTCTCTTCGTGGGCTACTGCGCCGAGAACACACTGGGCTGGAAAATCCGCCACAAGCAACCGGAGGTGAACATTTTTGGCGAGCCCTACAAGCTCCGGGCTCAAGTCGAGATCATGGATTCCTTTTCCGGTCATGCCGATCATTCGGAGCTGCTCGATTACTTCAAGGGGATCACCGGACCGAAAAAGAAGGTCTGGCTAGTGCACGGCGAGCCCACACGCTCAGCGGCGCTGGCGGAATCTTTGGCGGAAATCCACCAAGGCGATATCCAGGTGGCTGAGCTGGGGATGGAGCAGACGTTTTGA
- a CDS encoding cell division protein FtsQ/DivIB produces MSLFKPRKKTTRSPRVARRNGDLQQLHIKVSSPRIVMIQVMRGLGASAKVIMILAMLGLVVWGGWRGVQHLFLGNEKYKLQEIDLQTNGHFNVQRLMSITSIDPESSIFAIDTAEISERLRELPEVIDCEVAYRLPGTLKVDITERVPAVWIECEELGLPGRQNGGVLADKDGITFPCEGYLWESSRDLPVIVVAHAAENAFVHGRKMNHPEVMRALRLIQEFDSAKVRAQWQAERVVLVNDYSMEAVCNDGTRAIFGMYDHSRQIADFITICEHSLKTQRSIQHVNLIPQKNIPVKFAGDPVLIKPRRKPVTVSPDVQEIESILDRD; encoded by the coding sequence ATGTCCCTGTTCAAACCACGCAAAAAGACCACCCGCTCGCCCCGTGTAGCGCGGCGTAATGGTGATCTGCAACAACTGCACATCAAGGTCAGCTCGCCGCGGATCGTGATGATTCAGGTGATGCGTGGTTTGGGTGCGTCGGCCAAGGTGATCATGATCCTGGCAATGCTTGGTCTGGTCGTCTGGGGCGGCTGGCGCGGGGTGCAGCACCTGTTCCTCGGCAATGAAAAATACAAGCTGCAGGAAATCGACCTGCAGACCAACGGGCACTTCAATGTCCAACGCTTGATGTCCATCACCTCCATCGATCCGGAATCGAGCATCTTTGCCATCGATACCGCCGAGATCAGCGAGCGCCTGCGGGAGCTGCCGGAGGTGATCGACTGCGAAGTCGCCTACCGCCTCCCCGGCACCTTGAAAGTGGATATCACCGAGCGGGTGCCGGCGGTGTGGATCGAGTGCGAGGAGCTGGGTCTGCCGGGTCGGCAAAATGGCGGCGTACTGGCCGACAAGGACGGAATCACCTTTCCCTGCGAAGGATATCTCTGGGAATCGTCGAGAGATCTCCCCGTGATTGTGGTTGCGCATGCGGCGGAAAATGCTTTTGTCCACGGTCGTAAGATGAATCACCCCGAGGTGATGCGTGCGTTGCGATTGATCCAGGAGTTCGACAGCGCCAAAGTCCGCGCCCAGTGGCAGGCTGAACGGGTGGTGCTGGTGAACGATTACTCCATGGAAGCGGTCTGCAACGATGGCACCCGCGCCATTTTTGGCATGTATGATCACTCGCGGCAAATCGCCGATTTCATCACCATTTGCGAGCACTCGCTGAAAACGCAACGCAGCATCCAGCACGTGAACCTAATTCCTCAGAAAAATATCCCCGTTAAATTCGCCGGGGACCCAGTCTTGATCAAACCACGCCGCAAACCGGTGACAGTCAGTCCAGACGTGCAGGAGATCGAGTCGATCCTCGACCGCGATTAA
- a CDS encoding D-alanine--D-alanine ligase yields MDKQLLIAVLMGGPGSERKVSLASGNAVLEALQGEGLNAVGVDVTDHALDVPEGTRLCFNVIHGTFGEDGEMQQLLEDMGMPYTGAGVESSRLAFDKVASKVAFVDHGVPTPASEIVDCSSGAKLPDMALPYVVKPPREGSSVGVHIVQTEDEAMAAMEDAAKYGDEVLVEQFVQGKELTVGVLDDEVLPIVHIAPRSGFYDMNNKYPWLNDDGGTDYYCPADLDEATTKKVQDAALAAHRALGCEIYSRVDVLLDDDGNPFVLEANTIPGMTASSLLPKAAKVAGYEFGPLCQKIAELSLAERS; encoded by the coding sequence ATGGACAAACAATTACTCATCGCCGTCCTCATGGGTGGCCCGGGCTCTGAACGGAAGGTTTCGCTGGCATCTGGAAATGCGGTGCTGGAGGCGCTTCAGGGGGAAGGACTCAATGCTGTGGGTGTGGACGTCACCGACCACGCCCTCGATGTTCCGGAGGGCACCCGGCTTTGTTTCAATGTCATCCACGGCACCTTCGGTGAAGATGGTGAGATGCAGCAATTGTTGGAAGACATGGGCATGCCCTACACCGGCGCAGGTGTGGAAAGCAGCCGTCTGGCATTCGATAAAGTGGCCAGCAAGGTCGCCTTTGTCGATCATGGCGTGCCGACTCCCGCATCCGAGATTGTCGATTGCTCTTCCGGTGCCAAGTTGCCGGACATGGCGCTGCCCTATGTGGTGAAACCACCGCGTGAAGGGTCGAGCGTGGGCGTGCACATCGTGCAGACCGAAGACGAAGCCATGGCGGCGATGGAAGATGCCGCCAAGTATGGTGACGAAGTGCTGGTCGAGCAGTTTGTCCAAGGCAAGGAGCTCACCGTCGGGGTGCTCGATGATGAGGTTTTACCGATCGTGCACATCGCGCCGCGCAGTGGGTTCTACGACATGAACAACAAATATCCGTGGCTCAATGACGATGGCGGCACCGATTACTACTGCCCTGCCGATCTCGACGAGGCGACCACCAAGAAAGTTCAGGACGCCGCCCTTGCCGCGCACCGCGCCCTCGGCTGTGAAATTTACTCCCGGGTCGATGTCTTGCTCGATGACGATGGAAACCCGTTCGTGTTAGAAGCCAACACCATACCCGGCATGACCGCCAGTAGCCTGCTGCCGAAAGCGGCCAAGGTCGCCGGATATGAATTTGGTCCCCTGTGTCAGAAAATTGCCGAACTCTCGCTCGCAGAAAGGAGCTAA
- the ftsA gene encoding cell division protein FtsA — protein sequence MSKSKIHVGVEIGTTKTCMVVGEVKPDGSVKILGVGETRSAGVRKGEITDYPQAKAGLKHALLKAEDICDVDISSVLLAVTGSHIAGVNNRGTFRLPDDEEEVHENHLDEATEIARDLAIPGDHVYLHNFIRHYHLDGQEHSVSPVGLLGRSLDVDFHIVHGIRTRIQNSIKCVREIPLEVDDVVFAPIAAAQVALDREHKDAGALVIDIGGGTTDYVLYLKGAIAASGCIPVGGDHITNDIHLVTHIPFSRAEELKRTEGDASGDPARGIGMVKIIDDHGLEEGEMKRSLLNDIINGRLEETLYLILDRLPENAIKEIGTGVFLTGGTSSMRGFSELANKVFDLPIYQSEQSNISGVHANFRDPQYSTAVGLIRYAQILDAERESNSGGPVTRALKSIWPFSR from the coding sequence ATGTCCAAATCCAAAATTCACGTAGGCGTCGAAATCGGCACCACCAAAACCTGCATGGTTGTAGGTGAGGTGAAGCCGGATGGCTCGGTGAAAATTCTGGGGGTCGGTGAGACCCGTAGTGCGGGAGTTCGGAAAGGTGAAATCACCGATTATCCACAGGCGAAAGCCGGGCTGAAACACGCCCTGCTCAAGGCCGAGGACATCTGTGATGTCGATATTAGCAGCGTGCTGTTAGCCGTGACCGGATCCCATATCGCAGGAGTCAATAACCGTGGCACCTTCCGTCTTCCTGATGACGAGGAGGAAGTGCATGAAAACCACCTCGATGAGGCTACCGAGATCGCCCGAGACCTGGCGATTCCCGGCGACCACGTGTATCTGCACAATTTCATCCGCCACTACCACCTCGACGGCCAGGAGCACAGCGTCAGCCCGGTGGGTCTGTTAGGTCGATCCCTCGATGTTGATTTTCACATCGTGCACGGCATTCGCACAAGGATTCAGAACAGCATCAAATGTGTTCGTGAGATTCCGCTGGAGGTGGACGACGTCGTTTTTGCACCCATCGCCGCCGCACAGGTCGCGCTCGATCGTGAACATAAGGATGCCGGCGCACTGGTCATTGATATCGGCGGCGGCACCACCGATTACGTGCTCTATCTCAAAGGAGCGATTGCTGCGTCCGGCTGTATTCCCGTCGGGGGCGATCACATCACCAACGACATCCACCTGGTCACACACATTCCATTTTCCCGCGCCGAGGAGCTGAAACGAACCGAAGGGGACGCCTCAGGTGACCCGGCGAGAGGCATAGGGATGGTGAAAATCATCGATGACCACGGCCTCGAGGAAGGTGAAATGAAGCGCTCGCTGCTGAACGACATCATCAACGGCCGTTTGGAAGAAACGCTGTATCTCATCCTCGATCGCTTACCGGAAAATGCGATCAAGGAAATTGGCACCGGCGTGTTTCTCACCGGAGGCACCAGCAGCATGCGTGGCTTTAGTGAGCTGGCGAACAAAGTGTTCGACCTGCCGATCTACCAGTCCGAGCAATCCAACATCAGTGGCGTGCACGCCAACTTCCGCGATCCTCAGTATTCCACCGCTGTCGGCCTGATCCGCTATGCGCAAATTCTCGATGCCGAGCGCGAATCGAACAGTGGAGGTCCGGTGACCCGCGCTTTGAAATCGATCTGGCCGTTCAGTCGATAG